In Candidatus Methylomirabilota bacterium, the DNA window GCGAGACGGGCCAGGTGTCGGTCCGCGCCTTCTTCTCCGTGGACGACTGCGGGCCCCGCATCAGCCCGATCCTGGTGGCGGGCCAGGTGCATGGCGGGCTGACCCAGGGCATCGCCCAGGCGTTGCTGGAGGAGATGGTCTACAACGACGAGGGGCAGCTCCTGACCGGGTCGCTGATGGACTACGCGTTGCCGCGCGCGGATGACCTGCCCTCGTTCGTCACCGCGGAGACGGTGACCGTGACGCCCTTCAACCCGATGGGGGCGAAAGGCATCGGCGAGGCGGCCACGATCGGCTCGACCCCGGCGGTCGTCAATGCGGTGGTCGACGCCCTCCGGCCCTTCGGCGTCCGCCACCTCGACATGCCGCTCCGCCCGGAGCGGGTCTGGCGCGCGATCCACAGCCCCGGCGCGGGAGCCTGACGCGAAGGCGACTCATGATCAGGCTTTTTCCGGCTTCCGGTCGAGCTGGAGCGCCACCGAGTTGATGCAGTAGCGCAGGCCGGTCGGCGCCGGGCCGTCGTCGAACACGTGGCCGAGATGCGAGTCGCAGCGGCCACAGCGGATCTCCGTCCGCCGCATGAGCCAGCTCTCGTCGTCCGCGGTGCTGACGGCCTCGGGGTCGATGGGCGCGGAAAAGCTCGGCCACCCGGTCCCCGAGTCGAACTTCGTGTCGGCGCCGAACAGCGGGTGGCCGCAGCCGGCGCAGCGATAGGTCCCGGGATCCTCGCACTCGTGGTATTCGCCGGTGAACGGGCGCTCGGTGCCGTGCCGCCGAAGCACCTGGTACTGCTCCGGCGAAAGGTCCCGCCGCCACTCGGCGTCCGACTTGGTCACCTTGTCCGCCATGACGCGTTCCTCCCCTGCCAGGCCCAGGCTAGACCCGGCGCGACCCGAGATCAAGCGCCGGCCTTGTGTCCGGGCACCGACCCCGGCTACGTTAATCACGTGGCCTACCCGGGTCCTCGGGGCTGCTCCTGGCCCCCATGAAGCGGGACGTCGTCGGCCGATAGGCGCGAAGGCATGGCTCTCGCCGCGCCGGAGGTCGGTCACTATCGGATTCCGCTGCCCCGGATCCTGTCGGACGCCACCCACGGCGACATCACGCACTTCGAGCTGGTCACGGTGCGCCTGCGGGCCCGGGACGGCGCCGAAGGGACGGGCTACACCTACACGGTCGGCGCCGGAGGTGCCGCCATCCGTGCCCTCCTGGCGCGAGACCTGGCCCCGGTGCTGACCGGCCAGGACGAGGAGCGGATCGCCGACCTCTGGCAGCGCATGTGGTGGCGCCTCCACTACGTGGGCCGGGGTGGCCTGGCCGCCTTCGCCATCTCGGCCGTGGACATCGCCCTGTGGGACCTGCGAGCGCGGCGGCAGCGGATGCCGCTCTGGCGCCTCCTCGGAGGCCACGACCCCCGCGTCAAGGCGTACGCGGGCGGGATCGACCTCCAGTTCCCGCTCGATCAGCTCCAGCGCCAGACCGAGGAGAACCTCGGGCGCGGCTTCCGCGCCATCAAGATGAAGGTCGGCCGGGACCGCCTCCAGGAGGACCTCGCCCGTGTCCGGGCCCTGCGCGAGCTCCTGGGCCCCGACACGCCGCTCATGGTGGACGCCAACATGCGCTGGACCGCCGACCAGGCGATCCGGGCCTCCCGGGCGCTCGCCGAGCACGACGTCTTCTGGCTGGAGGAGCCCACCACCCCGGACGACCTCCCCGGCCACGTCCGCATCGTCCGCGAGGGGGCCCTCCCGGTCGCCGCCGGCGAGAACCTTCGCACCCTCTCCGAATTCGAGCGCCTCATCGACGCCGGCGGCGTCAGCTTTCCGGAGCCCGACGTGTCGAACTGTGGCGGCATCTCGGTGTGGCTCCGGGTGGCCCACGTCGCCGAGGCCCGCCACCTGCCGGTCACGTCCCACGGCGTGCACGACCTCCACGTGCACCTGCTGGCGGCGGTGCCGAACGCCTCCTATCTCGAGGTGCACGGGTTCGGCCTCGAGCGCTTCATCGCGCACCCGCTCGAGCTCGTGGACGGGGAGGCCGTGGCCCCCGAGCGGCCGGGGCACGGCGTCGAGTTCGATTGGAAGGCCCTGGAGACGCTGCCAGCGCCGGCCTGAGACGACGCACAGGAGACGGCCATGGACTACGTCACCCTCGGGAACAGCACGCTCCGGGTCTCGCGCATCGGGCTCGGGTGCATGCCCATGTCCGGGAGCATCTACGGCCAGAGCGACGATGCCAGCTCGATCGCCGTGATCCAGCACGCGCTGGATCGGGGGATCAATTTCCCGGACTCCTCCGACATGTACGGCTGGGGCCACAACGAGGAGCTCCTCGGCCGGGCGCTCAAGGGGCGCCGCCACCAGGCGGTGATCGCGACCAAGTTCGGCCAGGTGCGGAGTCCCGACGGCAAGGCCAACCTGGTCGACGGGCGACCGGCGTACGTGCGGCAGGCATGCGACGCGAGCCTCAAGCGCCTCGCGGTCGACGAGATCGACCTCTACTACCAGCACCGGGTGGACCCCAAGGTCCCGATCGAGGAGACGGTGGGCGCGATGGCGCGGCTCGTCCAGGAGGGCAAGGTACGCGCCCTCGGGCTCTCCGAGGCGGCCCCGACGACCATCCGGCGCGCCCATGCGGTCCATCCCCTGAGCGCGGTGCAGCTGGAGTACTCGCTCCTCTACCGGAATCCGGCCGAGGACACCTTGCCCACCTGCCGGGAGCTCGGCATCTGCCTGGTGGCCTACTCGCCCCTCGGCCGCGGCTTCCTGACGGGGAGGATCCAGAGCCCCGCCGACCTCGCGCCGGGCGACCGGCGTCACCAGCACCCGCGTTTCCAGGAGGCGAACTTCCCGCACAATCTGAAGCTGGTCCAGCGGCTCGTCGAGATCGCCGGCGAGAAGGGCGTCACCCCCTCCCAGCTCGTGCTGGCCTGGCTTCTCGCCCGGGGCGAGGACGTCGTCCCGATCCCCGGCACCAAGCGCACGGCCTACGTGGACGAGAACCTCGGCGCCCTCGAGGTCCGGCTCAGCGCCCGCGATCTCGAGCGTATCGAGGACGCGATGCCGCCCGGGGCGGCGGCCGGCCCCCGGTACCCCGAGGCGCAGATGAAGTCGGTCTACCTCTGAATCCCCGCCGGTGGCCTGCTACGGCGCGCGACAGCCGGTCGACGCCTGGCCACTCCTCCCGCGGATCACGGCGCCGACGCTGATCGTCCGGGGCGAGCGGAGCCCGATCCTGACGCGCGCGATGGCGGCGCAGATGCGCGAGGCTATCCCGGGCGCCGCCAGTGTCGAGATCCCGGGCGCGTACCACCACCTCGTGCTCGACCGCCCGGCGGACTTCACCGCCGTCCTCGACGGGTTCCTCCGCCGGACGGGAGCGGCCGGATGAAGGTCTACGTCGTGACCCGCCCGGACTCGATCCGCGGCATCTACCCGACGTGGGCCGAGTGCAAGGCCGCGACCGCCGGCGTCCCCGGCGCGCGCTACCAGGCCGTGTCGAGCCGGGAGGCCGCCGAGGCGATGCTCCGCGGGGAAGCGATCCGCCTCCCGCCCGGGACTTACGCCTTCGTGGATGGCAACCACATGGGTGGGATCGGTGTCGTCCTCGTCGAGCAGCCCGAGGGCGGGGCCGAGCCCGTCGTGCTGAAGGAGGTCGGCACGACGGCCTACGAGGCC includes these proteins:
- the msrB gene encoding peptide-methionine (R)-S-oxide reductase MsrB, encoding MADKVTKSDAEWRRDLSPEQYQVLRRHGTERPFTGEYHECEDPGTYRCAGCGHPLFGADTKFDSGTGWPSFSAPIDPEAVSTADDESWLMRRTEIRCGRCDSHLGHVFDDGPAPTGLRYCINSVALQLDRKPEKA
- a CDS encoding mandelate racemase/muconate lactonizing enzyme family protein, with the translated sequence MALAAPEVGHYRIPLPRILSDATHGDITHFELVTVRLRARDGAEGTGYTYTVGAGGAAIRALLARDLAPVLTGQDEERIADLWQRMWWRLHYVGRGGLAAFAISAVDIALWDLRARRQRMPLWRLLGGHDPRVKAYAGGIDLQFPLDQLQRQTEENLGRGFRAIKMKVGRDRLQEDLARVRALRELLGPDTPLMVDANMRWTADQAIRASRALAEHDVFWLEEPTTPDDLPGHVRIVREGALPVAAGENLRTLSEFERLIDAGGVSFPEPDVSNCGGISVWLRVAHVAEARHLPVTSHGVHDLHVHLLAAVPNASYLEVHGFGLERFIAHPLELVDGEAVAPERPGHGVEFDWKALETLPAPA
- a CDS encoding aldo/keto reductase, encoding MDYVTLGNSTLRVSRIGLGCMPMSGSIYGQSDDASSIAVIQHALDRGINFPDSSDMYGWGHNEELLGRALKGRRHQAVIATKFGQVRSPDGKANLVDGRPAYVRQACDASLKRLAVDEIDLYYQHRVDPKVPIEETVGAMARLVQEGKVRALGLSEAAPTTIRRAHAVHPLSAVQLEYSLLYRNPAEDTLPTCRELGICLVAYSPLGRGFLTGRIQSPADLAPGDRRHQHPRFQEANFPHNLKLVQRLVEIAGEKGVTPSQLVLAWLLARGEDVVPIPGTKRTAYVDENLGALEVRLSARDLERIEDAMPPGAAAGPRYPEAQMKSVYL
- a CDS encoding alpha/beta hydrolase, with product MACYGARQPVDAWPLLPRITAPTLIVRGERSPILTRAMAAQMREAIPGAASVEIPGAYHHLVLDRPADFTAVLDGFLRRTGAAG